Proteins encoded in a region of the Pseudomonas sp. PDNC002 genome:
- the gcvP gene encoding aminomethyl-transferring glycine dehydrogenase has product MSNTPSLSQLHQPDAFLARHLGPDAAEQQAMLDTLGLSNRDDLIVQTVPPAIRLNRPLDLPTALDEQGALAKLKGYALKNELWTSLIGTGYYGTLTPTVILRNVLENPGWYTAYTPYQPEIAQGRLESLLNFQQMTIDLTGLDLASASLLDEATAAAEAMALAKRVAKAKSNLFFVDVHCHPQTISVVQTRAEAFGFDVVVDEVENLGQHQVFGALLQYPDTRGEIRDLRAVIDALHAQQAIACVASDLLALLLLTPPGELGADVVLGSAQRFGVPMGYGGPHAAFFACRDDYKRAMPGRIIGVSKDARGNTALRMALQTREQHIRREKANSNVCTSQVLLANIASLYAVYHGPQGLKRIAQRVHRLTSVLAAGLTAKGVKLVNQHFFDTLTFDVGAQQQAIVERARAARVNLRIVGEDRLGVSLDETTSAETLASLFDILLGAGHGLDVAQLDAGKVDDGIPAALQRSSGYLTHPVFNRHHSETEMLRYLRQLEGKDLALNQAMIPLGSCTMKLNATSEMIPITWPEFATLHPFVPREQAEGYRLMIEELESWLCAITGFDAICMQPNSGAQGEYAGLLAIRKYHESRGDAHRNICLIPSSAHGTNPASAIMASMRVVIVECDKGGNVDMEDLKRKAAEAGEQLSCLMITYPSTHGVYEEGIREICEVIHSHGGQVYMDGANLNAQVGLARPADIGADVSHMNLHKTFCIPHGGGGPGMGPIGVKKHLAPFVANHPVIRIEGPNPLNGAVSAAPWGSASILPISWMYIAMMGPQLADATEVAILNANYLAQQLDGAFPVLYRGRNERVAHECILDLRPLKAQTGISEEDVAKRLMDYGFHAPTMSFPVPGTLMVEPTESESKHELDRFIEAMLSIRAEIAKVETGEWPAEDNPLKRAPHTLADVTGLWDRPYQIAEAVTPTEHTRAFKYWPAVNRVDNVYGDRNLFCACVPVDDYRE; this is encoded by the coding sequence GATGCCTTCCTCGCCCGCCACCTGGGCCCCGACGCCGCCGAGCAGCAAGCCATGCTCGACACCCTCGGGTTGAGCAACCGCGACGACCTGATCGTGCAGACGGTGCCGCCGGCGATCCGCCTGAACCGTCCGCTGGACCTGCCGACCGCCCTCGACGAGCAGGGCGCACTGGCCAAGCTGAAGGGCTATGCGCTGAAGAACGAGCTGTGGACCAGCCTGATCGGCACCGGCTACTACGGCACCCTGACCCCGACCGTCATCCTCCGTAACGTGCTGGAGAACCCGGGCTGGTACACCGCCTACACGCCGTACCAGCCGGAGATCGCCCAGGGCCGTCTGGAATCGCTGCTGAACTTCCAGCAGATGACCATCGACCTCACCGGCCTGGATCTGGCCAGCGCCTCGCTGCTGGACGAAGCCACCGCCGCCGCCGAGGCCATGGCCCTGGCGAAACGCGTGGCCAAGGCCAAGAGCAACCTGTTCTTCGTCGACGTGCATTGCCATCCGCAGACCATCTCCGTGGTGCAGACCCGCGCCGAAGCCTTCGGCTTCGACGTGGTGGTCGACGAGGTGGAGAACCTCGGCCAGCACCAGGTGTTCGGCGCGCTGCTGCAATACCCCGACACCCGTGGCGAAATCCGCGACCTGCGCGCGGTGATCGACGCACTGCACGCCCAGCAGGCCATCGCCTGCGTCGCCAGCGACCTGCTCGCGCTGCTGCTGCTCACCCCGCCGGGCGAGCTGGGCGCCGACGTGGTCCTGGGCAGCGCCCAGCGCTTTGGCGTGCCGATGGGCTATGGCGGCCCGCACGCCGCCTTCTTCGCCTGCCGCGACGACTACAAGCGCGCCATGCCGGGCCGGATCATCGGCGTGTCCAAGGATGCCCGTGGCAACACCGCGCTGCGCATGGCGCTGCAGACCCGCGAGCAGCACATCCGCCGCGAGAAGGCCAACTCCAACGTCTGCACCTCGCAGGTGCTGCTGGCCAACATCGCCAGCCTGTACGCCGTGTACCACGGCCCGCAGGGCCTCAAGCGCATCGCCCAGCGCGTGCACCGCCTGACTTCCGTGCTGGCCGCCGGCCTCACCGCCAAGGGCGTGAAGCTGGTCAACCAGCACTTCTTCGACACCCTGACCTTCGACGTCGGCGCGCAGCAGCAGGCCATCGTCGAGCGTGCCCGCGCCGCCCGCGTCAACCTGCGCATCGTCGGTGAAGACCGCCTGGGCGTGAGCCTGGACGAAACCACCAGCGCCGAAACCCTCGCCAGCCTGTTCGATATCCTGCTGGGCGCCGGCCACGGCCTGGACGTTGCCCAGCTCGACGCCGGCAAGGTCGACGACGGCATCCCCGCCGCCCTGCAACGCAGCAGCGGCTACCTGACTCATCCGGTGTTCAACCGCCACCACAGCGAAACCGAGATGCTGCGCTACCTGCGCCAGCTCGAGGGCAAGGACCTGGCGCTGAACCAGGCGATGATCCCGCTGGGCTCCTGCACCATGAAGCTCAACGCCACCAGCGAGATGATCCCGATCACCTGGCCGGAATTCGCCACCCTGCACCCCTTCGTGCCGCGTGAGCAGGCCGAGGGCTATCGCCTGATGATCGAGGAGCTGGAAAGCTGGCTCTGCGCGATCACCGGCTTCGACGCCATCTGCATGCAGCCCAACTCCGGCGCCCAGGGCGAATACGCCGGCCTGCTGGCGATCCGCAAGTACCACGAGAGCCGTGGCGATGCGCACCGCAATATCTGCCTGATCCCGTCCTCGGCCCACGGCACCAACCCGGCCTCGGCGATCATGGCGAGCATGCGCGTGGTCATCGTCGAGTGCGACAAGGGCGGCAACGTGGACATGGAGGACCTGAAGCGCAAGGCGGCCGAAGCCGGCGAGCAGCTGTCCTGCCTGATGATCACCTACCCGTCCACCCACGGTGTGTACGAGGAAGGCATCCGCGAGATCTGCGAGGTTATCCACAGCCACGGCGGCCAGGTCTACATGGATGGCGCCAACCTCAACGCCCAGGTCGGCCTGGCGCGTCCGGCGGACATCGGCGCCGACGTCTCGCACATGAACCTGCACAAGACCTTCTGCATTCCCCACGGCGGTGGCGGCCCCGGCATGGGCCCGATCGGCGTGAAGAAGCACCTCGCGCCCTTCGTCGCCAACCACCCGGTGATCCGCATCGAAGGCCCGAACCCGCTGAATGGCGCGGTGAGTGCCGCGCCTTGGGGCAGCGCCAGCATCCTGCCGATCAGCTGGATGTATATCGCCATGATGGGGCCGCAGCTGGCCGACGCCACCGAAGTGGCGATCCTCAACGCCAACTACCTGGCCCAGCAGCTCGATGGCGCGTTCCCGGTGCTCTACCGTGGGCGCAACGAGCGCGTCGCCCACGAATGCATCCTCGACCTGCGCCCGCTCAAGGCGCAGACCGGGATCAGCGAAGAAGACGTGGCCAAGCGCCTGATGGACTACGGCTTCCACGCGCCGACCATGTCCTTCCCGGTGCCCGGCACGCTGATGGTGGAGCCCACCGAGAGCGAATCCAAGCACGAGCTGGATCGCTTCATCGAGGCGATGCTGTCGATCCGCGCGGAGATCGCCAAGGTCGAGACCGGCGAGTGGCCGGCCGAGGACAACCCCCTCAAGCGCGCGCCGCACACCCTGGCCGACGTTACCGGGCTGTGGGATCGCCCCTACCAGATCGCCGAGGCGGTGACCCCGACCGAGCACACCCGCGCCTTCAAGTACTGGCCGGCGGTGAACCGCGTGGATAACGTCTACGGCGACCGCAACCTGTTCTGCGCCTGCGTGCCGGTGGACGACTACCGCGAGTGA
- a CDS encoding DUF2388 domain-containing protein — translation MRTAKLATALALIALPVASAMADGDFWRDVISSGATTASTYLTFKHDKLIVAAQDDASAFVASDGAIRGPYLEAALTRLRSDDAALQDRSDMELANAILTRRDDAPAQ, via the coding sequence ATGCGTACCGCGAAACTGGCCACTGCCCTCGCCCTGATCGCCCTGCCCGTCGCCTCGGCCATGGCCGACGGTGACTTCTGGCGCGACGTGATTTCGTCCGGCGCTACCACCGCGTCGACCTACCTGACCTTCAAGCACGACAAACTGATCGTCGCCGCCCAGGACGACGCCAGCGCCTTCGTCGCCAGTGACGGGGCGATACGCGGCCCGTACCTGGAAGCCGCCCTCACTCGCCTGCGCAGCGACGACGCCGCACTGCAGGACCGCAGCGACATGGAATTGGCCAACGCCATCCTGACCCGTCGCGATGACGCACCCGCCCAGTGA
- a CDS encoding DUF2388 domain-containing protein, producing MRRRFAPAVIALTLLPLASAMAEDRSFWRGVLTSGATTASTYLTSRDDHKLVGPAQDDAASFIASDGAIRGPYLEAALLKMRSADPTLAQASDAELAGAILAAQR from the coding sequence ATGCGTCGTCGTTTCGCCCCCGCTGTCATTGCCCTCACCCTGCTCCCGCTCGCCTCGGCCATGGCCGAAGACCGCAGTTTCTGGCGCGGAGTCCTGACCTCCGGCGCCACCACCGCCTCGACCTACCTGACCAGCCGTGACGACCACAAGCTGGTCGGCCCGGCCCAGGACGATGCCGCCAGCTTCATCGCGTCCGACGGCGCCATCCGTGGCCCCTACCTGGAAGCCGCCCTGCTGAAGATGCGCAGCGCCGATCCGACCCTGGCCCAGGCCAGCGACGCGGAACTGGCCGGCGCCATCCTCGCCGCCCAGCGCTGA
- a CDS encoding tetratricopeptide repeat protein, whose product MTKLKKPAPQPAPVPAKPYRGWWLAAFAGILLLTTIGLWWWVQSSGPTLPSTITTTSPKTPAVPKTPPPPPAATMVDEQACQGCHQAPFKDWQGSHHQQAMKPATEGNVLGDFADVTFKGEIETTRFFRKDGEYWVNTPGADGKPADFKVAYTFGFEPLQQYLLEYPGGRLQALGVAWDSRKHRWFQLMPGQRIDHKDELHWTGPAQNANFMCVECHTTGFKRNYNAKTDSFASHWNSLGVGCQACHGPASKHLEWAQKPDSSADKGFEVPLQKASQTTIVETCARCHARRAPLADGFQNKHRFMDDYLPSTLTRELYEIDGKIKDEVFEWGSFTQSKMFAKGVQCTDCHNPHSGELKAPGNGVCLQCHNTAGKPVRPEIDGKGLQAKNYDSPEHHHHQPGSAGAQCTSCHMPGRYYMVNDYRHDHGFSLPNPAHARRIGAPDACQACHRDMPAKELGAQFRQWFASELPAKPNASSNPPPRYDETLWKARNGQPGASRGLHLLLATPDLPAIRRATLLAELPSYPSPRSVELVAMGLKDADPLVRHSAIEALPTLTAPPRQLMLLAPLLNDPIRAVRIAAAWQLLQLPPPVRAGIDADLRKGLAEYEQVQHDLAERAEANLNLAMLYQLTNRAEQVEPALRAAIQRNPDFLPAKVTLIQWLDATGREAEARQLLDESLRLHPGSGLLHHIRGLALVRQGDRPQALKELREATRLAPDDDQFRYVLAIALHDTGDIDGACRELEQLLQKHPANRAARLALIDYLRETGQMQKVQQFTAELEQQNPDDPTLKRE is encoded by the coding sequence ATGACCAAGCTGAAAAAGCCTGCTCCGCAACCTGCGCCCGTACCCGCAAAACCCTATCGCGGCTGGTGGCTGGCAGCCTTTGCCGGCATTCTCCTGCTCACCACCATCGGCCTCTGGTGGTGGGTGCAATCCAGCGGCCCGACGCTGCCCAGCACGATCACCACGACGTCGCCGAAGACCCCAGCCGTTCCCAAAACACCGCCACCACCACCCGCCGCGACGATGGTCGACGAACAGGCATGCCAGGGCTGCCACCAGGCGCCGTTCAAGGACTGGCAGGGCTCGCACCACCAGCAGGCGATGAAGCCCGCCACCGAAGGCAACGTGCTGGGCGATTTCGCCGACGTCACCTTCAAGGGCGAGATCGAGACCACCCGTTTCTTCCGCAAGGATGGCGAATACTGGGTCAACACACCCGGCGCCGATGGCAAGCCAGCGGACTTCAAGGTCGCCTACACCTTCGGCTTCGAGCCATTGCAACAGTATCTGCTGGAGTATCCGGGCGGGCGCCTGCAGGCACTCGGCGTGGCCTGGGATAGCCGCAAACACCGCTGGTTCCAGCTCATGCCCGGCCAGCGCATCGACCACAAGGACGAACTGCACTGGACAGGTCCGGCGCAGAACGCCAACTTCATGTGCGTCGAGTGCCACACCACCGGTTTCAAGCGCAACTACAACGCGAAGACCGACAGTTTCGCCAGCCACTGGAACAGCCTCGGCGTCGGCTGCCAAGCCTGCCACGGGCCGGCGTCGAAGCACCTGGAATGGGCGCAGAAACCCGATAGCAGCGCCGACAAGGGCTTCGAGGTGCCGCTGCAGAAGGCCAGCCAGACCACCATCGTCGAGACCTGCGCACGCTGCCACGCGCGCCGCGCGCCGCTGGCCGACGGCTTCCAGAACAAGCACCGGTTCATGGATGACTACCTGCCCAGCACACTGACCCGCGAGCTGTACGAGATCGACGGCAAGATCAAGGACGAAGTCTTCGAGTGGGGCTCCTTCACCCAGAGCAAGATGTTCGCCAAGGGCGTGCAATGCACCGACTGCCACAACCCGCACAGCGGCGAGCTCAAGGCGCCAGGTAACGGGGTCTGCCTGCAATGCCACAACACCGCCGGCAAACCAGTACGCCCGGAAATCGACGGCAAGGGACTGCAGGCCAAGAACTACGATTCCCCCGAACACCATCACCACCAGCCCGGCAGCGCCGGCGCGCAGTGCACCTCGTGCCACATGCCGGGGCGCTACTACATGGTCAACGATTACCGCCACGACCACGGTTTCAGCCTGCCAAACCCGGCCCACGCCCGCCGCATCGGCGCGCCCGACGCCTGCCAGGCCTGCCACCGCGACATGCCGGCCAAGGAGCTGGGGGCGCAGTTCCGCCAGTGGTTCGCCAGTGAGTTGCCGGCCAAGCCGAATGCCTCCAGCAATCCGCCGCCGCGCTATGACGAAACCCTGTGGAAAGCGCGCAATGGACAGCCCGGCGCCTCACGCGGACTGCACCTGCTGCTGGCCACGCCGGACCTGCCGGCGATCCGCCGCGCCACGCTGCTCGCCGAGCTGCCCAGCTACCCCAGCCCGCGCTCGGTGGAACTGGTCGCCATGGGTCTGAAGGATGCCGACCCACTGGTGCGCCACAGCGCTATCGAAGCCTTGCCGACACTGACCGCGCCGCCGCGCCAACTGATGCTGCTGGCGCCACTGCTGAACGACCCGATCCGCGCCGTGCGGATCGCCGCCGCCTGGCAGTTGCTCCAGCTGCCGCCGCCGGTGCGCGCCGGTATCGATGCCGACCTGCGCAAAGGGCTCGCCGAGTACGAACAGGTCCAGCACGATCTCGCCGAACGTGCCGAGGCCAATCTCAACCTCGCCATGCTCTACCAGCTCACCAACCGCGCCGAACAGGTCGAGCCCGCCCTGCGCGCGGCGATCCAGCGCAACCCGGACTTCCTGCCGGCGAAAGTCACCCTGATCCAGTGGCTCGACGCCACCGGCCGCGAGGCCGAAGCCCGGCAACTCCTCGACGAGAGCCTGCGCCTGCACCCCGGCTCCGGCCTGCTGCACCACATCCGCGGTCTCGCCCTGGTGCGCCAGGGCGACCGTCCGCAGGCGCTCAAGGAACTGCGCGAGGCGACACGCCTGGCTCCCGACGACGATCAGTTCCGCTACGTGCTGGCCATCGCCTTGCACGACACCGGTGACATCGACGGCGCCTGCCGCGAGCTCGAGCAACTGCTGCAAAAGCACCCGGCGAACCGCGCCGCGCGCCTGGCCCTGATCGACTACCTGCGCGAGACCGGGCAGATGCAGAAGGTGCAGCAGTTCACCGCGGAGTTGGAGCAGCAGAACCCGGACGATCCGACGCTCAAGCGTGAGTGA
- a CDS encoding cytochrome c, whose translation MKRLLLLALIATPLLANAAKALDPAPADLLQRGEYLARAGDCAACHTEPGGKPFAGGLPLATPLGAVYSTNITPDPKTGIGSYSYDDFARALRDGVAKGGTRLYPAMPYTAYAKIDDEDMKALYAWFLNGGVQAVAQPNQDTDIAWPLDMRWPLAVWNLLFHDDKVYQSNPKQSPAWNRGAYLVQGLAHCGTCHTPRGMAFQEKAMDERSTGFLAGAALGGWYAFNITPDTHSGIGGWSDAEIVQYLKTGRVPGRAQAAGPMAEAVEHSFQYMSDADLQAIASYLRSVPAVSDGERKARFAWGEPADDVIALRGQDFAAQKHDDGARLYLGNCASCHSWTGEGVKDGYYPMLLKNSAVGALQPDNLVQVVLGGVHRKVGDEEVFMPGFAGTLNDEQIATLVNYLTGQFGNPDVKVDSARVAEIRQP comes from the coding sequence ATGAAACGTCTCCTGCTGCTCGCCCTGATCGCCACGCCGCTACTGGCGAATGCCGCCAAGGCGCTCGACCCGGCCCCGGCGGACCTCCTGCAACGCGGTGAATACCTCGCCCGCGCCGGCGACTGCGCCGCCTGCCACACCGAACCGGGCGGCAAGCCCTTCGCTGGCGGGCTACCACTGGCCACGCCGCTGGGCGCGGTGTACTCCACCAACATCACCCCCGACCCGAAAACCGGCATCGGCAGCTACAGCTACGACGACTTCGCCCGCGCCCTGCGCGACGGCGTGGCCAAGGGCGGCACCCGGCTCTACCCGGCGATGCCCTACACCGCCTACGCGAAGATCGACGACGAGGACATGAAGGCGCTCTACGCGTGGTTCCTCAACGGCGGTGTGCAAGCCGTGGCGCAGCCCAATCAGGACACGGACATCGCCTGGCCGCTGGACATGCGCTGGCCGCTGGCAGTCTGGAACCTGCTGTTCCACGACGACAAGGTTTACCAGAGCAATCCCAAGCAGAGTCCGGCCTGGAACCGTGGCGCCTACCTGGTCCAGGGCCTGGCCCACTGCGGCACCTGCCACACGCCGCGCGGCATGGCCTTCCAGGAGAAGGCCATGGACGAACGCAGTACCGGCTTCCTCGCAGGCGCCGCGCTGGGCGGCTGGTACGCCTTCAACATCACCCCTGATACCCACAGCGGCATCGGCGGCTGGAGCGACGCCGAGATCGTCCAGTACCTCAAGACCGGCCGCGTGCCGGGCAGGGCGCAGGCCGCCGGGCCCATGGCCGAGGCGGTGGAGCACAGCTTCCAGTACATGAGCGATGCCGACCTACAGGCCATCGCCAGCTACCTGCGCAGCGTGCCGGCGGTCAGCGACGGGGAGCGCAAGGCGCGCTTCGCCTGGGGCGAGCCGGCGGACGACGTCATCGCCCTGCGCGGCCAGGACTTCGCCGCACAAAAGCACGATGACGGCGCGCGGCTGTACCTGGGCAACTGCGCCAGTTGCCATTCCTGGACCGGCGAGGGCGTGAAGGACGGCTACTACCCGATGCTGCTGAAGAACAGTGCGGTGGGCGCCCTGCAGCCCGACAACCTGGTGCAGGTGGTGCTCGGTGGCGTACACCGCAAGGTCGGCGACGAGGAGGTATTCATGCCGGGCTTCGCCGGGACGCTGAACGACGAGCAGATCGCCACCCTGGTGAACTACCTCACCGGGCAGTTCGGCAACCCCGACGTGAAGGTCGACAGCGCACGGGTGGCCGAGATTCGCCAGCCTTAG